The genomic window GTGATCTGCGCTCTCGGTAAATTTGCAGCACAGACCCTCTTAAAAAGTGAGGCGCCCATTTCAACCCTTCGGGGCAAATTCCATAATTACCATGGCGTTCCCCTCATGCCCACCTATCACCCCGCTTTTCTTCTCAGAAATCCAAAGATGAAAAAAGAGGTCTGGCAGGATGTCCAGCTAATTCAAAAAGTCTTAAAGGGCAAAATCGATCCTTCTTTACTTTAAGTAATAAATCTGATAACTTGGGCTCTATGGGTGTGCATGAAGACATATTAAACCTGGAGATGAAAATCAACCAGTTGAGGATCGATTATGATCAATACTTTGCCGGTATTTTAAAGATCCCCCCCTTTAAACTTCAGGAAGAAATCAAAAGAATGATAAGGCTGTACAGCAGTCGGAAAATTCAGAATACTGCCCTTAATTTCAGGTACAAATCACAGGTTTCAAGATATACTACTTACGATAACTTGTGGCAGAGACATATGAGAATGATCAATGACGGCTCAATGCAGCGGGGAGCCGGCTTTAAATCATCAGGAAAAAAGAAGGATGCCGAAACCAGTAGTGAAACTCCTGCTGAAAAGTTATACAAGGAATATATTCAAGCAAAAAGTTCTCTCAAGCAGAGCACAAGCGACGTAAAGGTTCAAAGTCTCCAGAGTATGATAGATAAGCAGACAGCGGCAATTAAAGCCAAGTACAAGTGCAGCAGTGTTGATTACAAGGTAGTTACTGAAGGTGGGAAGGCAAAGATTAAGGCCATACCGAAGAAGTAGAACCTATATTACAAGTTTTAAAAGGTGATATAAACAAAAAAGCCGGCTTTAGGCCGGCTTTACTTTACTTACCTGTTAGCTGTTTCCAGCCTGACCCTTGCTTTTTCAAGGGCTATTTCCGCTTCCTCATAGTCTTTTTCACCGGGAGTAAGCTTATTCAAACCCTCTTCAGCTTTAGCCTGAGCCGCCTTGGCCCTCTCAACATCGATGCTGTCCTTAAGCTCGGCAGTTTCGGCAAGAATGGTAACCTTGTCGGGACCTACTTCGGCATA from Deltaproteobacteria bacterium includes these protein-coding regions:
- a CDS encoding F0F1 ATP synthase subunit epsilon, which encodes MAEKIKLEIVTPEAMMVSEEVDEITVTGTEGEFGVLPGHCHMLSSLKIGQVNYKNGNVEQYMSLGGGYAEVGPDKVTILAETAELKDSIDVERAKAAQAKAEEGLNKLTPGEKDYEEAEIALEKARVRLETANR